The following proteins are co-located in the Macaca thibetana thibetana isolate TM-01 chromosome 6, ASM2454274v1, whole genome shotgun sequence genome:
- the C6H5orf15 gene encoding keratinocyte-associated transmembrane protein 2, giving the protein MAAVVLKRMRGSEQAKLLPGSAIQALAGLARPLVLALLLVSAALSSVVSRTDSPSPTVLNSDVSTPNVNALTHENQTKPSISQISTTLPPTTSTEKSGGASVAPHPSPTTLSQEEADNNEDPSIEEEDLLMLNSSPSTAKDTLDNGDYGEPDYDWTMGPRDDDESDDTLEENRGYMEIEQSVKSFKMPSSNIEEEDSHFFFHLIIFAFCIAVVYITYHNKRKIFLLVQSRKWRDGLCSKTVEYHRLDQNVNEAMPSLKITNDYIF; this is encoded by the exons ATGGCCGCTGTCGTCCTGAAGAGGATGAGGGGGTCAGAACAAGCGAAACTGCTGCCCGGGTCGGCCATCCAAGCCCTTGCGGGGTTGGCGCGGCCGCTGGTCTTGGCGCTCCTGCTTGTGTCCGCTGCTCTATCCAGTG TTGTATCACGGACTGATTCACCGAGCCCAACTGTACTCAACTCAGATGTTTCTACCCCAAATGTGAATGCTTTAACAcatgaaaaccaaaccaaaccttcTATTTCCCAAATCAGTACCACCCTCCCTCCCACAACGAGTACCGAGAAAAGTGGAGGAGCATCTGTGGCCCCTCATCCCTCGCCTACTACCCTGTCTCAAGAGGAAGCTGATAACAATGAAGATCCTAGTATAGAGGAGGAGGATCTTCTCATGCTGAACAGTTCTCCATCCACAGCCAAAGACACTCTAGACAATGGCGATTACGGAGAACCAGACTATGACTGGACCATGGGCCCCAGGGACGACGACGAGTCTGATGACACCTTGGAAGAAAACAGGggttacatggaaattgaacagtCAGTGAAATCTTTTAAGATGCCATCCTCAAATATAGAAGAGGAAGAcagccatttcttttttcatcttattatttttgctttttgcattGCTGTTGTTTACATTACATATCACAACAAAAGGAAg ATATTTCTTCTGGTTCAAAGCAGGAAATGGCGTGATGGCCTTTGTTCCAAAACAGTGGAATACCATCGCCTAGATCAGAATGTTAATGAGGCAATGCCTTCTTTGAAGATTACCAatgattatattttctaa